AACGCCCGCTGCTGCCATGGCTGAACAGATGAATAGCATCAACACTCGCGGCATCAAGAGTCGCAAGATAATCCGCCATCTGAGCCAGTGCATCTCCAGTGCTGTCAATAATAACAACAGCTGCTCCTTGAGGTGCTGCATTGGCAAGCGTTTGCCAGTCTGACAGATTATCAAGAATAAACAGGATCTCTGTACGGCTGTCTGCAGGGGTAGAGACAGAGTTTTGAACGCTTTGAATCTCAGGTGTCATGATGATCGAGCCCCCATTTTTACAGAATTCACATAGTGTTTATGAAAAGCATTTGGTTTTAAAATACTTATTATAAACACCGCCAAGAATTAGGTCAATCAGGGAGACACAACGACCACTTTAAAAAAAAGGGCGTCCTGCAAGGACGCCCCAAAGAAATATTTCATTTTATGATGGAAGGAATCAGGCCCCGTAACCGAGAACACCTTCGTAAACATAGCCAAGCTGGCCGGTAACGATGATGCCTTCCTGGGCACTGTCAGTATAAAAATGCTCACCTGTTTCGGCATTGTAATAGCGGTTAATGGCTGCATCGACAGAGCCGGTATCAGAAACTTGGAAGGCAATACCTTCGTAGGTATAGCCACTGGCTTCATTGGCCATCAGCCCCTGGGCTTCAGCCTCATTGGCGGTAAAGAAATGGTCGCCGTTGAAGGCATTAAAGAAGCGATAAACATCACAGCAGTCATCAGCATCAACCTGGAATGCGGGACCTTCGACCACCCAACCACTGTTTTCGCCACTCAAGACGTCGATTTCACCGTCCATGGCACTGTACATATGCAGCATGCTGGAGGGATTGTAGAAACGGATCACGTCGACGGCAGGGCTGTCCATATATCCCGGAGCGCCCGGATCGACAATAATGCCGTTGGCTTCACCGTCAGCGTCAAATTCACCACCGTCAGTAATCTGGAAGTCAAGTCGGATTTTGTTGCCCTCTTCAACAACAGCACCGCCGTAAGCACTGCTGGCCAGGTTGACCCAGTCGCCGTCGGCATCCTGTTTCCAGTAGCCGTTGATATCAAGACCGCTTTCGACATAGAGACTGAAGGTCTCAGTTTCACCAACATTTTCGACATCCACGGTAAAACTGAGCAGTCCCAGCGGCATACTGATTCCATCAGGCAGATCATCCGGTGCATCCAGTTGGGTAACCGAGAACAGAGTGGCCTGGTTGTCGTCACCGGTATCTTCTTTGCCTTCCAATGAATCTGCGACCAAAGTGACGAAAGTCACCGGTGCCTCGGGGTCCGTGGTGATGTGATCCGTTTCACGGAAAACAACGGAAGCGACGAGTCCCTGGCCACTATCAGGCAAACCGTCTCCATTGCCGTCACCAACCGTTCCCTCATTGTCAATGGGCGGTGCGAGATCTTCGTTCCCAGGAGGAATGGTGCCGCCGGTTTCATCAACATCTGTAACGGTAATGCTCAGGCTTTGCAGCGTTGTCCCACCTCGGCCATCCGCTGAGGTAACATCGACCAGATAGACGTTGTCACCGTCGGCATCGGCAGGCAGTTCAAAATCCGGAGCAGCGATGAAACTCAGTTCACCGCTCGGCGTGAGGGTGAAAAGATCAGCGTCATCTCCACCGCTGATAGTGAAGACAACGGCATCACCATCCACATCAACAGCCGTAACTGTTGCAACATTGGTCTGATTTTCAAACAGTGTAAAGTCAACTGCGCCGGTAAAGATCGGAGCATGATTCAAAGTGCCACCGCTATCGGGCGTTCCGCCCCCACTTCCCGGCGTCAGATTGCTGACAGAGGCGTTAACCAGACTGGCGGCATCGTTACCGAGAACGTCCTGAATGGCATTGGCATCATCCCCTGCCGTTGAGTCGGTGTAAGACACACTCACCGTATCCCCGTTTGCGACAGCGGCAGCCAAGGTCAAGGTAACCTTGCGCCCGGAGGCATCAATCGCCACGGAAGACACGCTGCGATTTGAGCCGTTGACATTGACACTGAAAGCTCCAGTCGAAGGAGAATTGATGCTATCAAGGTAGCTGGCATCGGTATAGGTCATAGTCAAGATGTTTCCGTTGACTGTGGCATACCCGAAAACCGGTGCATCCGTGTCACCAACACCAACCCCCTCTTCCGGATCCTGGTCGAGGACGGTGATGGCCAAGGCCTGCTCACTGTAGGCTCCCACTTCGTTGGTTGCGCGGATGATGACGTTATAGACGTTGTCACTGCCGCTGTCCTCCGGCGTTTCAAAATCCGGCGCAGCGGCAAAACGTAGAATATTTCCGGAGACAATTTCAAACAAATCAGCATCGGGATTGTTACCGGCATCGACCGTATCGCTGACGCTGAATGTCACCGGTGGATAACCGCCGTCTGTTGCCGACAATGCTGTGACCAGCTGGGTGTTTTCAATAATAAAGAAACCATTGGCAATGGAAATTCCGGGGGTTGCATCGGTTTCGATATTGACGTTGACGGCAACGGGCGCAGACTGTCCGCCGTCACCATCACTCAGGGCAAAGCTGATGCTGCGCGAAGTTGCATCCGGTTCAGCATCACTGTTGCTGAAGTTGACTGCCTTGACCAAAGCAGCCACGGCATCGGCTGAGGCGTTTGCGTTTAAGGTAACGACCAGATCGCTGGTACCGGTGCCGCCGGTAAACGTGCCGATCTGGGTTCCGCCGTAGGAAACCGCTGATCCAACAACACCAATTTGTCCGGCAGCCGTGCCGACATTGACAATACTGAGAACATCATGGACCGGATCACGGTTAAAGTCGATGGACACCCGCAGAACACCGCCGTCAAAATCCGTTGAATCCGGATCGACCACGGACGCATCAGCGCCCTGTTCGATGCTCTTCGAACCACTGTTGGCCGGATAATTCAGTACATCGGAACCAAGGCCTAAAATCGATGGGGCATCATTGACCGGTGTTCTGACGACATTGACCGTGGCAGCGCCTGAAGAGCTTTCGCCATCACTGACGGTGACGGTAAAACTGTCGCTGTTTTCGCTGCCGTCATGCTGGTAGCGCACCGCGCCGGAGATCAGATCCGCATGGTTAAAGGTGGCGCTCGACGCCAATGCCTCGCCGTCGTCAAGCTGACCATTGCTGTTGCCGTCCAGATAAAGCGTCCCTTGAGAGGGCGCTGTTTCAACGGTGTAGACCAGATCGCCGAGTGGCGTATCGACATCCGCCGCGGCAATCTGCGTTGACGACAGGGTAAATGATCCACCTTCATTGACGTTGAAATCAACAGGCGTCAGGGTCGGAGCACTATTGGATGCTCCAACCGTCACCGTGCTGGTTACGGCAATGTCGGCCTGATCGACGCCGCCATTGGCGGTGCCACCATCGTCGGAGAGACTCTGCAACGTCACAGCCCTGGAACCTTCGGTCGGATCTTCACTGGTATTCTCGTAAGCCAGAGCGTCGATAAGACCATTCCAGGTGGCGCTGTCCGCTGCTTTCGTCAATGTCACGGTGGCGGTTCCACCGGTGATTGAAACGTTATAATCCACACCGACGGCTCCGGCGGTTGTGCCGGTAGTGCCGTGCGTCAAGACAATGCTTGTGCCGTCAAGAGTGAGTGTTTCATCGCTGCCGTCACGTAAGCCGCTGACTTGGACAACCAGTTCCGTCAGACTCTGGTCGGCTTCTATCGGAGAAGCGTCGCTGCCGCTAAACAATGCCACGGCGGCATCGCCTTCCGTAAAGGCAGGATCGCTGGCAATCGCGGTCAAAGTTGGTGCATCGTTGACCGGAGTGGTCGTTACGGTGAATGTTTCCGGCTGATCGCCGTCGGTAACACCGTCTGAATCACTCGATACCAGACCATCTGTAACATGATAGGTGAAACTGTCTGACGCCGAATCGCTCCCGTCGTGCAGATATTTGATGCGACCGGAGGCAATATCAGCCAGGGCAAAACTGTCCGTGGCGCTCAGAGCCTCACCGTCATCCACCAGACCATCGCCGTCGATATCTCGGAACAGGGTGCCGCTGGTCGGATCGCTATCCAGAACGACGCGCAAGCCCGCCTGCTGTTCCGTATCTGTCGCCGCGACATCAGCACCGGCAAATGTCAGAACACCTCCTTCAAGCACATCCGCAGCGTTGTCGCCGCTTGCGATCGGTGCCGTGTTGGCACCACTGGGACCAACATCCACCGTCGAACTCAGTCCAATCGCTCCGCTGTCGTCGCCACCGTCAGCCGTGCCGCCGTCATCCGTAAGCGATATCAATGTGACCACACGCAGACCGGCGGTGGGATCAGCGGACGGCGGCTCTGCGCCGTCCGTTTTGGTGTTTTTATACGCCAAGCCCTCAACCAGAGCTTGCGCTTCCGCTTCGCTAAGGCCAACGTGAGTCAGGGTCAGCGTTGCAGTATCTCCGACGACGTCCACACTATAATCAACCGCACCGCTTGCGGTTGCTCCGTTGATGCCGTCACTCAGTTCAATATCTTCGCCATCAATGGTCAGCTTCTCATCCGCCCCGTCGGCCAGACCGGACACCGTCAGCACCAGTTCGGTGATGAGCTGACCGTCTTCGACCGTATCGACACTGACGGCGCTGAACAATGCGACGCTGCCGTCGATGGCACCGGGATTGTCGCCGACGGCGTCGAGCCACGGCTCATGGTTCGGTTCCGCCGCAACATCAACCAGCGTCACACTACCGCTGGTCAGGCTTTCGCTAAAACCGTGCCCGTCGGTGTAATTGACGATCACCTGATACTGATCATCAACGGCGGCGTCAACCGGCAGCGTATAGGTCGAATCCGTCGCACTTTCAACGTCGTTCCAAGTGATACCGCCGTCGGTGCTCACCTGCCACTGATAGGTGAAGGGACCGAGGCCGTCGGCGTCAGTGACACCGCTGGTATCCACAGTGAGAGTTTCGCCAGCCTGTGGTGTGCCGTCATCGATAATGGCCACCGCGCCGGCTGGATCACTGTTGATATAGCCAATCGAATCCGTCGCGTCACTGGTCAGGTTTTCCGTCGTACCGCCATCATCGGTATAGGTCACCACGACGGTAATTTCCTTGCCAGACTGATCCGTCGTCAGATCAAAGGTCTGGTTGGTCGCACCAACGATATCAACGCCGTCAGCCTGCCACTGGTAACTGAAAATAAGCGTTTCCGGGCCGTCACCATCACTGATGCCGTCGGTATTGGCTGTCAGGGTTTCACCCGGCTCCAAAACACCGCTGATCGTCGGCTGCCCCACAGGAACATCGTTCACCGGAGTAATGCCCAGATCAAAGGTGCCGCTCGGCGCTGTTACGCCATCTTCGAGGCCGTCCTCAACTTTAAAACCAAACGCATCAGCGTCCGTCTCACTGCCGTCATGAACATATTTAATAACATTGGCATCAATATCACTTTGGGTAAAGGTGCCGTCAACGGCCAGGGCTTCTCCGGCATCCACCTCGTCGTTACCGTTATTGTCACGGAACAGGGTGCCGTGATCCGGGGCATCGGTGACGACATAGCGCAGCGACGCATCGTCATCATCGACATCCGAGGAGCTCAGGTTGCCGTTACCGACGACAACGACACCACCTTCGAGCACTGTAGCCGCGATGTTGGTGTCGATAACCGGCGCATCGTTGACCGGGATGATATTGATCGTTGTAGAGGCCGGTACGCCATCATTTCCGGCCTGGTCGACGATATTAACGGTGATGACACGCGGAGTGACATCAGGATTTTCCGATGTGTTTTTATATTCGACGGCGCGTAATCCAAGTTGGAAGTAGGTGGCATCCTTATTACCGCTGAAAACGATTTTATGGACCCCATTGTCACCATTGGCGACCTCGGCACCACCTTCATCGTAGAATGTGGTGGTAATGCCGTTGGCGGCCAAGTTACTGACAACAGCACTTGACAGAAAAAGGATGTCGTCGTCGCCATCGACCGGATTTTGAATTTCCAGGGTCAGGCTCTGCAAATTACCATCCTGATCGGTAACCAATGCATCAGGGGTTGAGATGCTGGCGCCGGCATCGCCTTCGGTGAAGCTGGTCGTGTGATCGGTTCCGGCCGTCGCATTGCCGTTCAGGTCGACAACCGGTGTCCATAAAACCATGACCGTGGTGGTCGCCGCAGCGGCGACATAACCGGTGGCCTCAAGATCGGCTTTGGCGGTCGCCGTGGTGATGCTTGAACCATCCAGTGTAAACGACAGGCTGTCACCATCATTCAGATCCGTCAAAGGACCGGAAGCGACGAAATGAGTGCTGTCAATAACGGTGGCTACCGTCTGACCGGAATCAACACCGTCGATGTAAATCATCTGACCGACGGCAATGTCCGTGTTGGCCGCATCAATGGTGAAAGATGCGGAGTTCGACTCAAGGCCGCCGTCAACCGGAGCTTTGTCCAGCACCGTGATAGTCACGCTCCGACTACCGGCAAAGGCGCTGTCGAGGCTGTTGTTATACTGGATGGTTTCCAGCACCGCCTGATAATCGTCAAAGCTTGCCTCACCGCTGAAGGTCAATTGGGTGGCCCCGGTCAAACCATTGCTGCCGGTGCCGTTGCCGGTAATGGTAATCGTGCCGCTGCCACCGACGTAGCTCGCTCCAGCCGTGGATGTCAGTGTTTCATAAATCGTAAAACTGTTGTCCCAGTCACCGGCGGTGATTTCTGCTGTGGCACCGACCAGAGTTGTGTCACCGTCGATATCGGTAATCAAGCAATCGCTGTCAACGACATTAACCGCACTACCGCGAGGACGGAACACCACGGCATGGTCATTGCCGCCCAAATCGGCACCAGCGGCAAGGGCATCAGCCTCGACCACACCGTCTGCCAGACTGTTGTCGGCATTGAGATCAAGGATCGGCGCGTCATTGGCGGCGGTAATATCGACATTTACCGTGCCCAGAGTGACCTCGCCGGAGCCGTCGGCATCCTCTGCCGTCAGCGTCAGAACGGCTCCGGCCACGCCGTTGTCGTTAGGCGCCGAGGTATAATAAAGCGTATCATCGGCGTTGAGCCAGGCATTGACAGCACTCAGGCTACCGGTCAAAGTCAGGGTGGAGCTTTCACTGCCGGTGACCGTAACACCATCTTTGGAAGCACCCGAGAGCTTGCCTTCGCTGGCGGTAAGCCTGATGGTAAAGTCACCATCACTATCGACATCGCTCATAGAAAATGGCGGCGACAGAGGGATGGCCGTTTTAGCATCTTCCACCACGCTGACACTCGACGGTAAATCACGCATGGTCGGTGCGTCGTTGGCCCCGTTGATGGTAATGGTCAACACGCCGGTATCGGACAGGTCCGTTGAATCGTTGACCGTGTAATTGAACGAATCCGTCAGGGTCTCACCAGACTGCAGGTCTTCAACACTCCAGCCCCACTGGTTGACCGTGTAGGTATAGTCGCCGGTGTCTTTATTGACCCGCAACGTCCCGTGGCTGCCCGAAACGACGTACTCACTACCTTCCAACAAACCGATGGTTCCGAGGCCCTCCGTAGCGCCACTGCGCAATGCCGACAGAGCCATGGTGTCACCGACATTCGCATCGGTATCGTTGGCAAAGAGGTTGCCGCTCGCGTTACTGCCGCCATCGGCATTATCGACGCCGCCGGCTTCATCGGCACTGCCGACATCGTTATTGGCGACCGGCGCCACGATACCGAGCTGGATTTGACTCGAAGAATCACTGACGGTCTCAGGCGTGCCTTCATCATCGGTATAACTGACTTCAACCGTAATGTATTTGCCGCCATCGTTGTTGGTCAGTGTATAGGAGCTGAAATTGCCGCCAATCTCCGTGGTTTTGGCACCTTCACTGTCACCGCGATACCAGGTGTAGGTCGGAGTCGCCGTGGTCAGTCCATTGGCGTCATTTACGGTGGCGACCAGCGTCTGCCCCGGTGACGGTGCACCGGTGACGGTCACCACACCGGTGACATTAAGTGCGGGAACAACCAGCACGTTGGAAACCGGTTCTTCCGCAAAGCCGCCATCATCGGTGTAAAACGCCTGCACCCGCACCTGACTGCTCGACTCATTCTGGGTGATGGTATACGTCTGGGCCGTAGCTCCCGAAATATCACTCCAGGTCGTACCACCGTCACGACTCACTTGCCATTGATAGACAACATCGGCGGGAGTATAACCATCCTCGTCCACCGGAGCGGTTGCGGTCAGCTGATCGTTCAAAGCAACGCTGCCGCCGTTGTCGTCGCTGATGGTGATGCTACCGCTATTATTGGAAGCCGCGGCACCTGAGTCGGGTTGCGCCAGATTGAGTCTGAACGTCGTTGAAGCCGCCGCGCTAGGTGTCCCGTCATCGGTTCCGATCACCTTCAGGTCAAGATAAGGTGTTCCGGCGGGGGGATTACCACTGAAGATATGGGTATCTGCATCAAACGACAACCAGTCAGGCAGAGCCGTACCATCAGCAAGGGTGGCACTATAGGTGATCGTATCCCCTTCGGGATCAGTGAAAATATCGCCTATGTTGATATTAAGCGCCTCACCGGCGTTGGCGTTCACATCCGGCAATGAGGTGACGGTCGGCGCATCATTAACCTCGGACACCAGAATCGTCGTCGTGGCGAGATTACTCACGTGCGCATCGGGGTCGGTGACTTGCCACTGAATCTGGCGGCTGCTGCCCGGATCATCGCTGGTGGATTCAAAGGTGATGCTTTGCAACGCGGCCTGCCATTGGGCGATTGTGGCCGTGGCTCCATCTGAAGCCAGCGTCATGACACCGGTATCGGCATTATAGGCCGCCGCGATATTGCCATAGGTGGCGGCATCATCGTTGGTGAAGCTCAAGCTGTCGCCGACAACCTTGCCGGTTGAGATAGTGACCGTCGCTCCGGCCAAAGTAGTGCTGTCCTGATCGGTGATCAGAATGGTCGGATTGAGCGCTTTGGCAACGGCATTTTCCGTGTAATTGGCATCACCGGCCAGAGAGAGAACCGGCGTGGTATCCAGTTTTGTCAGCGTAATGGTTGTATTGGCCACTTTAGCGGCCGGATCTTCGGCCATGCCACCGTATTCGACGATATAGGCGTTAAGAGCAGAGCCATTAAGGTCATTCCAACGTCCGGGAGCAGAACCGCCGCTCGCATAATATTCACCGTAGTCCTCACCGGGGTCCGAGTCGTTGGGCTCACCGGTATTCCAGTTGGCATACTCCCCCGGCTGGGTCACTGGAGAATCATTGCCCACCGAGAACAGGGTTCCGGCTTCAGGGCCGGTTACCCACCTCCATTCACCTTCAACGGCTTCGTCACTGGCACCAATCCAACCGTCAGTCGGCAATTTTGAGAGGATAAAGTCGTTTTCCGCCTCCGAGGTGATCGTCGCCAGATAGCCCTGCAATCCGTCGAAAGTCATTCCGTCGGCCGCTGTTTTAGCATCTGCCCAGGAAATCGTCCCTGAATCAGCAATTGTCACCACTTCATAGTAATGACCGTTTTCCGGATTATAGGCCGAACCGCCGAGAACGGTGCTGATATTGAGAGTGATATCCGGATTGACGTCGAGGTTGGCCTGCAGGGTTTGCAACGCGGCATTGACTGCGGCCTGTGATCCTTCAAAAGCGATACTGGTTGCGGTGCCGTCTGTCGCATTACCGTAGCCGGTGGTGATCACGGTCAAGCCGGTGGTGTCCGTCAGCTTGATCGTTCCGCCGTCCGCTTCAACAATGACCCGCACCGTATCTTCAGCACCAAAGCCGCTCAGCGGATCGCTGCTGTAGACATTGGTCCAGGTTGAC
This is a stretch of genomic DNA from uncultured Desulfuromonas sp.. It encodes these proteins:
- a CDS encoding DUF4347 domain-containing protein, which translates into the protein MSTENISGLQILFIDAGLSEIDALLAGVTPGTEIVILNETTPVLDQIAQRLDGESSVEALHILSHGSSGSLDFSAGSLTLDSLTDSTNSTALTTIRDSLSSDADILLYGCDVASGEEGESFLAALAQATGADIAASTDLTGSALLGGDWDLEVATGSIETTSPISAQQLNDYSGTLALPGAHDGTVSGQVFLGGNYIELGISAVGSFGTTVNAPSDFYGTSRSTQVGMSNDADGYGNGTDLRIDYFLPGSPEERWAIGYNGSSYGGFSAKNGNSGNATTLTDTSVTNNTSGDTLSATFDTTVQSTLDVTQVHTFQVDDKYFKTTVTITNVSGGTLTDVRYMRSFDPDNTVYMGGSYTTVNKVENTYSVDGKSVVSATSQAGDSYSSAAGSTAKILFFSSDPRAYVSNFGFSNSNPYAAPEQAKGYTTTSDSAIAITFKLGTMAAGSSVTIEYYTSLDTADIADTVAAIEAASNPAPTFTAFDAPVDTTLEDTQVQITYDDLAAHGNEADQMPDPDNEGSLTTGTVDAFVVTGVESGTLKIGTDAGSATDWNPGTNDVIDATHHAYWTPDLNENNIENGNTALDAFAVKARDTDGLLSSSAVVATVNVTAVNDAPHIASNVSPITLAGINEDQSTVNGASVSELVGPRFTDVDAGASMGGIIIVGDASTAEQGTWQYSTDDGVTWYAVGAVAADNGLALPNDAKLRFVPTEHWNGTPGELTVYVTDNEYAGGYTSADTRDMETDLFASGVSDNTINIGTEVYSVNDLPEFTSAPGAASLTETSAWDDAVDVGKVEVSSGALTGTLSATDQEDVVEDGGTLTFTIRGGTTVDTTVTKDGFYGTLTLDTDTNAWTYTPDNFEAINALGEGIVAEDTFEFKVYDSDGGSVTQTLTITLTGTNDLPVLNSAISDQTFNGQGTWSYQIPADTFTDAEGLDLAYSVTLDGTTLAASFTEPYDAGNPATWMRFDETTRTLTTLPGVDLAALMTDPLSVVVTAEDSVGATIDDTFQITLDVNASNPNPAVGNIAPTSTDDHISLASGAELVLSVDDFGTFSDANGDALAAVKITSLPSDGTLQFYNGSGWSAVQSGDEISRADIDAGNLKFVAGTNATDLSFQVGDGTDFSGDYALTVDVTSTSGGITLDGSDVTTAEASTWTNVYSSDPLSGFGAEDTVRVIVEADGGTIKLTDTTGLTVITTGYGNATDGTATSIAFEGSQAAVNAALQTLQANLDVNPDITLNISTVLGGSAYNPENGHYYEVVTIADSGTISWADAKTAADGMTFDGLQGYLATITSEAENDFILSKLPTDGWIGASDEAVEGEWRWVTGPEAGTLFSVGNDSPVTQPGEYANWNTGEPNDSDPGEDYGEYYASGGSAPGRWNDLNGSALNAYIVEYGGMAEDPAAKVANTTITLTKLDTTPVLSLAGDANYTENAVAKALNPTILITDQDSTTLAGATVTISTGKVVGDSLSFTNDDAATYGNIAAAYNADTGVMTLASDGATATIAQWQAALQSITFESTSDDPGSSRQIQWQVTDPDAHVSNLATTTILVSEVNDAPTVTSLPDVNANAGEALNINIGDIFTDPEGDTITYSATLADGTALPDWLSFDADTHIFSGNPPAGTPYLDLKVIGTDDGTPSAAASTTFRLNLAQPDSGAAASNNSGSITISDDNGGSVALNDQLTATAPVDEDGYTPADVVYQWQVSRDGGTTWSDISGATAQTYTITQNESSSQVRVQAFYTDDGGFAEEPVSNVLVVPALNVTGVVTVTGAPSPGQTLVATVNDANGLTTATPTYTWYRGDSEGAKTTEIGGNFSSYTLTNNDGGKYITVEVSYTDDEGTPETVSDSSSQIQLGIVAPVANNDVGSADEAGGVDNADGGSNASGNLFANDTDANVGDTMALSALRSGATEGLGTIGLLEGSEYVVSGSHGTLRVNKDTGDYTYTVNQWGWSVEDLQSGETLTDSFNYTVNDSTDLSDTGVLTITINGANDAPTMRDLPSSVSVVEDAKTAIPLSPPFSMSDVDSDGDFTIRLTASEGKLSGASKDGVTVTGSESSTLTLTGSLSAVNAWLNADDTLYYTSAPNDNGVAGAVLTLTAEDADGSGEVTLGTVNVDITAANDAPILDLNADNSLADGVVEADALAAGADLGGNDHAVVFRPRGSAVNVVDSDCLITDIDGDTTLVGATAEITAGDWDNSFTIYETLTSTAGASYVGGSGTITITGNGTGSNGLTGATQLTFSGEASFDDYQAVLETIQYNNSLDSAFAGSRSVTITVLDKAPVDGGLESNSASFTIDAANTDIAVGQMIYIDGVDSGQTVATVIDSTHFVASGPLTDLNDGDSLSFTLDGSSITTATAKADLEATGYVAAAATTTVMVLWTPVVDLNGNATAGTDHTTSFTEGDAGASISTPDALVTDQDGNLQSLTLEIQNPVDGDDDILFLSSAVVSNLAANGITTTFYDEGGAEVANGDNGVHKIVFSGNKDATYFQLGLRAVEYKNTSENPDVTPRVITVNIVDQAGNDGVPASTTINIIPVNDAPVIDTNIAATVLEGGVVVVGNGNLSSSDVDDDDASLRYVVTDAPDHGTLFRDNNGNDEVDAGEALAVDGTFTQSDIDANVIKYVHDGSETDADAFGFKVEDGLEDGVTAPSGTFDLGITPVNDVPVGQPTISGVLEPGETLTANTDGISDGDGPETLIFSYQWQADGVDIVGATNQTFDLTTDQSGKEITVVVTYTDDGGTTENLTSDATDSIGYINSDPAGAVAIIDDGTPQAGETLTVDTSGVTDADGLGPFTYQWQVSTDGGITWNDVESATDSTYTLPVDAAVDDQYQVIVNYTDGHGFSESLTSGSVTLVDVAAEPNHEPWLDAVGDNPGAIDGSVALFSAVSVDTVEDGQLITELVLTVSGLADGADEKLTIDGEDIELSDGINGATASGAVDYSVDVVGDTATLTLTHVGLSEAEAQALVEGLAYKNTKTDGAEPPSADPTAGLRVVTLISLTDDGGTADGGDDSGAIGLSSTVDVGPSGANTAPIASGDNAADVLEGGVLTFAGADVAATDTEQQAGLRVVLDSDPTSGTLFRDIDGDGLVDDGEALSATDSFALADIASGRIKYLHDGSDSASDSFTYHVTDGLVSSDSDGVTDGDQPETFTVTTTPVNDAPTLTAIASDPAFTEGDAAVALFSGSDASPIEADQSLTELVVQVSGLRDGSDETLTLDGTSIVLTHGTTGTTAGAVGVDYNVSITGGTATVTLTKAADSATWNGLIDALAYENTSEDPTEGSRAVTLQSLSDDGGTANGGVDQADIAVTSTVTVGASNSAPTLTPVDFNVNEGGSFTLSSTQIAAADVDTPLGDLVYTVETAPSQGTLYLDGNSNGQLDDGEALASSATFNHADLISGAVRYQHDGSENSDSFTVTVSDGESSSGAATVNVVRTPVNDAPSILGLGSDVLNYPANSGSKSIEQGADASVVDPDSTDFDGGVLRVSIDFNRDPVHDVLSIVNVGTAAGQIGVVGSAVSYGGTQIGTFTGGTGTSDLVVTLNANASADAVAALVKAVNFSNSDAEPDATSRSISFALSDGDGGQSAPVAVNVNIETDATPGISIANGFFIIENTQLVTALSATDGGYPPVTFSVSDTVDAGNNPDADLFEIVSGNILRFAAAPDFETPEDSGSDNVYNVIIRATNEVGAYSEQALAITVLDQDPEEGVGVGDTDAPVFGYATVNGNILTMTYTDASYLDSINSPSTGAFSVNVNGSNRSVSSVAIDASGRKVTLTLAAAVANGDTVSVSYTDSTAGDDANAIQDVLGNDAASLVNASVSNLTPGSGGGTPDSGGTLNHAPIFTGAVDFTLFENQTNVATVTAVDVDGDAVVFTISGGDDADLFTLTPSGELSFIAAPDFELPADADGDNVYLVDVTSADGRGGTTLQSLSITVTDVDETGGTIPPGNEDLAPPIDNEGTVGDGNGDGLPDSGQGLVASVVFRETDHITTDPEAPVTFVTLVADSLEGKEDTGDDNQATLFSVTQLDAPDDLPDGISMPLGLLSFTVDVENVGETETFSLYVESGLDINGYWKQDADGDWVNLASSAYGGAVVEEGNKIRLDFQITDGGEFDADGEANGIIVDPGAPGYMDSPAVDVIRFYNPSSMLHMYSAMDGEIDVLSGENSGWVVEGPAFQVDADDCCDVYRFFNAFNGDHFFTANEAEAQGLMANEASGYTYEGIAFQVSDTGSVDAAINRYYNAETGEHFYTDSAQEGIIVTGQLGYVYEGVLGYGA